In Asterias rubens chromosome 2, eAstRub1.3, whole genome shotgun sequence, the sequence gaaaaaatataaaataatgggGAAGCAATTTACACAGTAAGAGTGAGTTTTTAAATTACAAAGTCTGGTTTCTTGACTATAATATAATACAGTTATGTATAACTCCGTACAGTTGGGACTTTTATCCACCAGGCACCAGTCTCTCATGTCAAAGTTTCTCCTTTTGTGACCTAGGAAATgacagaaaataaaacaaatgaaataagtACAAATATTGCATAATAGGGCAGTCAGGTTAGTGTAATTGTCTGTCGTGCCTTGCTTTCCACCTCTGacaccctggttcgaatcccatcggGGGCActatgggttttcagtccctgccagactgcatgggttttccctggaataattccctggggttttcctcccacatctgagGCTGAAACTTCTTTCTTTGTCTTTCAATGTAAGAAGAGGGAGGATGGGTTTAATTTGGGGTCTCCCCAAACAAAAAGAGGGATGTAAACAAGGAGATTGCTTATTAATTTGTGTAGGATTATCTGTAACATGTAAAGTGTaaacagtgtgtgtgtgtgtgtggggggggggtactccAAGAGCAATTATTAGATTCTTTTTGACCGTCTCCATGAATGATAGTGGAATGAACCATTGTTCTACATACAGGAGGAGGCAGGAGGGGAGGGGACAAATTGTTGTAACTTACTCTCGCTTCCAGATATTCGATTTGCCTCTCCAACGATGTCAGTTTTTCATTCAGCATCGCTAATCTTGATCTACAGGAGGTATCTAAAACAGGAGAAAAGGAATATAAATATAATGAGGAAATGGCTGGGAGGGAAATAaaactcgggggggggggtaacttctggcctaatttcatggtgACTACTAACAGTCGAAGCCTCATTTAATTGAACCTGCACACACAATGATTGAAAAGCCAAAGTCAAAAGTCGTAAATTAACAACGGTTTAAGTGAAGGTAAGAAGTAGAAAAGcagtaaaataattatgttaaaaagcaaaaaagaaaaaaacaccaaaccaaacaaaaacaatgatacatttataaacatatctacataaaattaaaaaaaaacttcaataaTTGGTGTCTGTTACTAGTGTTAAGTTcctgcatggaggaagaatatGATTCCTgtgaattattaaaaataataaattctaTCAAATTAAAtccattgaaaaacaaaacacatcatCATTTTATACAACATTTATTTACTGCTGAACTTACCAAACGAATTGAGAAAATCTGCAATCTTTTTGATGTTTGTTGTGATGACTTCGATATATTCTCTGTTCACCCAGTCGTCTTGGATTTGTTGCTGGACTGTTGACTGAGGTGCATTTCGCATTCGAGACATTTTTAACACAATTTTATCCTAATATTTCGGAGAAATTTAACGCCAGTTTCGCACTTCCTGGTTCTTGAAATCTGACTTTGTCACAAACTGTACGTTCGTAAATGTTATGAGGTAGTCCAAAACGTTTGCACCGCTAAATTCCATTCGTCTAATCTGGGTGTGTGTTCTGCAACTGTCCAACCAAAACTACCGACTCATGATACTTCGGCGAAGCCAAAACGTTTATAACATCAGAACGTGTACTTCGCACAATCACAAATGGATTGAGTTCGGTCGCATGCGGTGTGTCACAATTTTGCTACAAATCTTCGCCAGAATAATTCGTCTTCCTCGGCAATTCTTCCGCAAAAACAAGAAGGTATGTCAGGAACTGACGAAGCACTTGCAACATAAGGTAGGGATACAagtaaattaaatgtttttagcGGTAATTTCAGAAGTTTTGTTTATAACCAACCAACGTGGGGAATTGATTGAAAAATGAAAGTGTGCgatttttaaaaactgaatGTGAGAGTGGTCTTATGCTGTgtgtttttgtcattttataaaTTGTTAGTATAAGTGTCATATTTATAAGAACTTGGTGCTGTAATGTACtgaaggaaaagtttccgtatggcgccaccactttttcatttgatattatttaaatatatatagtatctaattgacctcaatgagatacccctttttgtaaacaaaaatagtgaaaaagtggtgctGCCACTCGGAAAGTTATTTGTTCTGAATTGTGCAGTAAGAATAAGATTGTTAGAGGGGTTTGAGGTTTTATGGAACGGTTTTATTTCCTACATCCATGAGTTATCATACTCCTACTTAAGTTCTAGCCTTGTTGTAGTAGGACCTAATTTAATATCAgttaaccccctccccccccccccctcttgaaaaaaatatgttgCATAGCTCTGGGGTTTCTGGTGTGAGGTACATTACACAAAATAGTTGAATATTGGTTGAGTAATGAATGCGAAATGGTCGAATAGACCCAGCAGTAACACTGGAGAGTGGAAAAGTTACTCATTTAAATAGAAATGATACTTactataaaatgttttttttttccattaataatatataacaagtgattaccaaacactTCCCTTGTTAAGGCAGTGGTGAAGATGAAAGTATTTATACATACAATATGAAAGTCTTTTGATTCAAGAGCATAATTATATTATAACATTGAGGACATTCCTTTTGTGTATAATGTACATGATCCACTGTTGTACACTTTTCTGTTGGATACATCATGTGCAGTAGCCAGTACATTACATCAGGCTTGCAACTTATCACCAAGGCCAAGGCCATTACTTTGATTACATTAGTCTTAGCCTTTGTGTTCATTGAAATGGTTTCCACAGAGACACTCAATGACATAGCCATGGTCTACCCCTGCATCCACCCCCTCTTCGTAACTACCTCTAACCCCTTCCCCTGCCCCCACTCCTCCAAAGCCCTCaaaatatccccccccccccatttctcCAAACTCCTTGCCCTGACTCTCACCAACTTCCTAACCCGTCAAACCCCTTCCTCCAACCCCTCCGAATCCCCCACTCCTCTAAACACCTCCCCCCTTTACCTCCAACCGCCTTTacccccgaccccccccccccccaattctaAACCCCCTCCCAATTCTAAACCCCCGCCAACCCCCTTCCTTtcaacccctccaaccccctTCCTTTCAACCCCTCCAAACCCCTCCGCTCCTCTAAACTCTTTCCCCTTTTACCTCCGACCCCCTCCTACTTCCAAACCCCCCACCTGCCAACCCCTTTTCTCCAACCCCCCATATCCCCCTCACTTATCCAAACTCCTTGCCCCTTTACCCCCCGACCTACACCAACTTCCAAACCCAGTTCCCCTGCCTCTCTACCCCCTACTCCAGCCTCCTCCCCAACTCCCTCCTCGTCCAATCCCCTTACTTCCGCCTCTGTCCCTCAGCAGTCACTCCAAACCAACCCTGTTCTTCTGCTggctcccaccccccccccccagcctcCCTCATCCAACCCCCTTCCTCTTAGCCTCCTCTATCCCCATCCTCATACAAGCAAGGATAATATTGCCATTGTTTTATCAGTTGCCGTGGGTTGATAATGCAGTGTGTTGATAGAACAAAGATGCGCTTGTAACTGTACAGTATACTTTCACACAATAACAATAGAGTCGATACACTCTAGTCATGCTCGTAATGTGGTTTCAAACGCTTGGCCGATAGACCGTTCAATTCTCCTGCATATTTTTGAGACCATGGGTTTCCAAGTACAATTACtataaaggtagggtcatagattggcttttgtcaacataatgctGATAAATGGGCAAAATTATAAGACAATTAAttaaagtcacatgtgaaagtttcagctgattGTTTACTAATAAAATTGAGAAACAAGCAAAAAGCATAACAGTGTTTTTGAATACTTGATTGTGGAATCCATccagggtaaaaccaaaagtaaGAATCCATCATTTGCAAATGGACTCAAcactcagaaatctgagaaacgattcattcATGAATCAATCATTAATTTACCAATGTATGACTCTACCTTTGCCatgtaacagaaacaaaactgcACACattagcagggcccaatttcataaagcctgtaagcacagaaatttgcttagcatgaaatttcttccttgatgagaaattaccaaacaaaatgtaatttgttgcatattgcttgttactggcattgaGCTGTTGTTTGCAGTATCCTGAAaaacacgtggaaatttggttggtaaatcttgttattatcaagaaagaaatttcatgctaagcaaatttttgcgcttacagactttatgaagttgggcccaggtctcAATGTTGAAATTGTGCAAAACTCACAGTGTCAAATTCTCATTTCATAATTTTGTAGACATGAGACACAAAGCACTTAGCGTCACATGATTGgctggcttaaaaaaaaattcagaatttTCTCAAAAGGATTTCAGGGTTCTCCTcaggtttattttaaaactgttgGACATTCTTgatccaattttgttttgtttagctaAAGCACGCTGAATTAAAACGAGGTCTTTGGAATATTTTCTACTTGATGTTTATCTTGGTTTGAATAAAAGCCCTTCTGTGCAATCTGGAGAAATTTATGTGGATTTCTCagatttgtgtgtttgtgtgaaaTTGATCTTGAAAATGTATCTATAAGGAGACTTTCTTcaacgataggtggcagcagacttaccgggtaaagcagttgttttcagaattatgcgcatgttcagaactacgtaaataatggaaatttacccggtaagtctgctgccacctagctttccaaagtctcccattgggacGTATCGAAACGCAAATGATGCGTATCGGCCTGATAGGCTAGCTATGATGGAGAACCCTGGGTTTACTTGAAAGGGGTAAAAGCAGTCACTCAAAGGAGACAGAAGTCCATGTTAtttgtgcaaaaaaaagttaattgcctgacgttttgaccgaagcagagtctttctcaaaggctaaatgacaacaacacacaacacacatgaactggttacattaaagtcacctggaagtggtattttttcaaaataaagcttttgtcactattatatgtgttttgatgagtggaatgtgaataaacagttaactaaggttttaaaaaatcagttcttatgtaatttacaaatttaagagtagaccccgacccgagagggcgctgtttgtgcatcaatcgaggcagactttgcctgtaatgcgtagagtaaacacaattgcaaagtacatgtacggaccaagtcgtgagtttgtaagtttaaaaaacaattttttgtttttttccggcaatgccgaccaggtgtattgctgctgaatgcagaaaaaacactttttgaaatgtaccaactcacgacttggacgtacatgtactttgcacgtgtgtttactataggcattgcaggcaaagtctgcctcgattgacgtcacaaaaggggtaggcggagtcagccccccaaacaactttatatattttttaaacatataaatcgtgacaaacaattactaaaaaaattgttttattgttcgtaagcatactcttatgtttgaaagaaaaaaaaatctatttccaggtgactttaagcagtgaataccataggtccttttggctggtaagcaatatggaaaggtttgcggtaacaccatgtaatgactatctctaatgagttggggtggttctgaaaagaaccattggtttcaacttcAACTcgctggtaagcagtttgcaaattgccacagctaattctattttgttgtattttgtatgaTGCACGGAGGCTTTGAACCGAAAGAATTGTAACATTTGAAAGGTCATGGAGGCTCTGGTTCTAGAAAACGTGGAAACCCCGCAAGCCATTTGCCAGGAACTTTCACATTTGCCAAACCCCATTCATGTGTTGGGTAAAAACGTAGATTACTTATACCAACAGATCTGCATTTAGATTCGTTTTGAAAGTTGGTTTACTGCAGACTTGTACGCATCTGGTAGAAATTGTTACTTGGAAAAAGACCTTTGTAAGCTAAAACATAATATTATGAGCAAGCAAAAcgcaaaattataaaaaaaaaaaaaaatcaaattataatAAAGGTTTAAATGATTTTAACTTTTATTGAAAGGGCATAAATGAACAGGAATTGCAGGCTtgaattttgaggcaaatttaaTGTAGTTTAAGTTGGAGAGAGTCAATTCGTGAATGAaatttcacaatgtttatacttgCCTTTGGTGCGTACATTATGCACTTAATCATTCATTATGCTTGGACAGAACAGAAAAACCACTAGTGATCATTCACAGAGTGTCTCGGACATTTAGAAACTGCATTGAGGAGAGTTATTAGAAAGAAGCTCTTAGCATTCCATGCGAAATGTATGATATCTTTTTGACTGACTTGACTAGAAAATGACAAAAGTGCTTTTAACAAACCATAATTGAACATTGAACATTGGAACCCATTAAAGCGTGTGAGTCTGTATCCTGCACACGTTGAAGCGATGTACATATAATTCCACACAAGaaatgatttcttttttaattgataTGACtggaaaatgacaaaaaatgcCGTTAAAAACCAATAGATAATTGAACGTTGAACATTGGGACCCATTAAAGCCTGTGAGTTTATTTCCGGCGCACGTTGAAGCAACGTACGCGGGACTAAAGTGGTCCCAAAAAAAGGTATCCGTGAAACCTGTATGGTCTGTTGAAGAAATATCAAATGGCAAAACATTTAAGAATgattgcaattttgtaaagtacattgtacactCTCAACACTTTCAACCTGGAGTGAATGACAATGAAACACTAGATGCACTTATACGTAATTCACTCCCATAAGGGTATGTGTTATCTTTACGCTTGAATCAAGCAACAGCAATTGATGTAGAAAGTTTGCAATATGAGAAGACATGCCTCACTTGTTAGtcatgctttaaaggcactggctaCATTTGGTAAACTGtcaaatccagtcttctcacttggtgtatcccaacatatgcataaaataaccaacctgggATTATTTGGGCTCAACTGCTCATCAAATTTGAAAgagaatatgaaataaaaaaaacacccttgttgcattactttgtatgctttcagctgcataataaaagtcttcagctgaagtcttttattatttgagtgagaaattacctctttcttaaaaactatgttacttcagagcatagttcagagggagccgtttttcacactGTTGATCagaagctctccattgcttgttaccaagtcagtttttatgctaacaattattttgagtagttataccaaataaccaatagtgtccattgcctttaaggaatTCCAAagtcaacaacaacaccaaacaATGGCTTTGTTAATCCGACACCACAGCACCCTCTGTTGATTTTAAAAGAGGGAAGTttattttctacctccatggtttccCCCAGACAATGAAAAAAGCGTGAAGCGCTAACTTATCTTTTTTCGTCGGGTTATTAATTTGTTCATACTTCATAAGAAGTCAACTGGTAATATCGAATGGCCTTCGGTAACACTAGACTGCCTCCCCTAATTGCGAGAATCGTCAGGAATCGTCCGGACTGTGGTAATAGAAGACGCTGCATAAACATCGACAGAACTACATGATAATTAAAATACTTTGccgcaaaaaaaaattatcctgcgaccccccccccaaaaaaaaacctgcaattaaaaaacaaaatcaattttgaaattGCATCTTGGAGGGAATACGATCGCTTCTTATATCCTGGAAAGCTTAGTGGCTACTTTACTGGAAACTTATTTAAGATTGTTCATGATTGCTCATGCTATCGTTTTTCATTTAAAGGTAGGGCCAGAGATTGGTACTCCCAAATTTAATGaacataaaagcttactttcaAACCATTCTGTTACCATGGATTCAAAGTCCACATCTGGCTATTGTGATGTATAGAATGATGGTCTCAGATCATAaacccccccccatccccccccaaaaaaaaaaacccaaaacaaaacaaaaacaaaaacaaacaaaaactctcaaccctaaatcatttaaaacttaatttatcagtttcccttgttgtttattaattgaaataaatattcataaatacctcagacagtttcgctattcctattggtggagagcacgtcacgtgggtgtgtataaacctttgtttataaccagtaaaaagtgttgaaacatgggcattgcacctgtgcttataagacagtttcataattcctattggtcgagagcaacggccgggacagttgtgccatgtcacgcgatacgcgcgacgtgcacagcattcccttataaggagttgtttacacgagggcggcggagggccttaccatttcatagctggaggggtgttgtgttgaaagaaatcattgaacaattataattttcgCATTTATTCtcctttttgaccaaaagtatTGATGGTTTTTTACcgtaaaggtatttatgaatgtataggatttgaggcattgcatggtgaggtatcaatgtatatttggtttgcggtaacaccatgtgtgtatctacttgccaggtagagttgttcttagggaactgtcttgctttattctactgccgtggagtagataatcggaggttcgggagacttctcagttctgaaaagaactgttctactttttaactattaccagggcggatggtatagaaattagactggactactactttagcttataggatcgtaattaactgtactgccgcggagtcagttctgaaattggtctcaacgcttcaactagcttgctctagtcatcgtagGGTTTATCAATTCCTTTATCTCCCTCTGATATCTGCCTATCAACTGAAACTCGATACCTTCCCCCGAAGCGCAAAAATAGACTTCAAATTTACTGACAACTTGAACTACACAACATGGAAATTGCTGGCCCTTACTGTGCTATTTGATTACATGTCCGAGGGCTGTTTCTACATCTAGGTCAGGATCCCTGGCTGTtaaaaggagggggggggggcagcaatTTCACTCTTCTGGGGCAATTTAATTGTCCGTTCTGGGTGTGATATAAGTACAAGTGaaacctcgttcccagtggtgtacgCTCTTGCAATGCAATTTGTCCCATACCTTGCTTGATcgtaacccctggaagtgttaCTTTGGAACAGCCGaatatatttgatatttttaatttgtcctGTGGTTGATCAGTCCTGTGTTAAGAAGGCCATTTGTTTGagtgtgtcatggccaagtggtttagGGCTCTaaattcaagttgtggtggttAAGTCAAGATTcatactataattgcttctcttcagccaggggtacatgtacatatgtataaattggtacctgtgagggtagaggttgatattgttattgaaaaaggcctttggagcgctagggttgcccaggttgtttactccccaaggagctgagaaagattaaaggaatgttattggcccaatgaccagggcaccaaGGTTAAGGGCATGTGATACGGttattgttacatgtatattcttattttttcaagtttgtaccaaaagtgtctattGTAAATATCATGAACAGCTGGAactaaattcaattcaattcaattcaattttatttgtccCACCATGTAGGAAAAAGGGCCTATGGCTTGCATGGGttggtgggtcaaaagaaataactgaaaaccATAGTAAATTTTGCAATTAAAATAGTTGAAATTtaacacttttatttttaaacattgactacTCCAAATGGCCCCTATAGCCCCTTTCACAGGAGAGCAACTTACatgtagcaagggacccttgctaaactgATAAAAtacctcgtgtgaaaagacaacaattttCTCTCTTGTctaagttctcttgcaaattcttggcacacattgctacattttaaaaCCATGCTAAAACtcagcaagggacccttgctaaattgttctcatgtgaaagggtcttaagtaaaaaaaactacaagtcAAATATGTGATCAGAACCAAATGTTCACTTGTTGATTTTAACGTTAAATCTATAAACTTGGATCACGTACCCAGTTCAGTACTTCCTTGAATGGAAACCTGATTCCTTGTTCCTTTTGGGGACAGGGCTGGGTTAATAGCTCCCCTCATGTTGAAATGGCCAAAAGTTGCAGTCAATTTGTCAGTTTGTCTGTCAGCTAGTCAATGGACAAGCCAGTATGGCCCACAAATCCAATTACTTCTCGCTGCATGTGAGATCATTGACTACTGAATGCACACTCTCCCTCCAGCAGGCTTCTCCATTAAGAATGTTAGCCGctttttcctttaaagccattggacactttcggaacagaaaaaaatataaaagttcacagatttacaaataacctacagggtttacagaaggtaatggtgaaagacttctcttgaaatattattccatgaaatgcttttctttttgagaaaacattaaaacaaggttttttgttttatatataagttgtgatacatgaagtgtgggcctttggacagtactgtgtactgaaagtgtccaatggctttaaaggcaaagtataccatCCGTTTTTTGTTTCACGGAAGCAACAAATGCGATTGCcgccatgccccctggtcattgccttgatgcccttgaaatgctccattagaaatttacaatttcctcctagggtgccctttaccaaggagaaaatgccttggtactCTTGCCCTGtctaaaaacaaagcatacaggcctgaaatccTCTACATAATAAAACCAACATCTGAAAATTTGGTCGTCTTTTTGAGAAATCAACGAAAATCCAGAGCAAAtgtgtccatgcaggaagaatgatCCCTAATAGGACTACACAATTTGagaatgcttctcagattcaagttttGAGGTATAAAAACTGtaagaaatgtttctcaaaatgctgtatACTATCAAACACTGCTGCAGGCTTCTTACCAATGGTTTTTgattgcctttaattttaaaagtgattaccaaaggtataccttccctttaagctatTGCTCGCAGCTTTTTCAGCCTTTTCTTGAGGTCTCACCAAATGTGCGAAGTACGTTCTCCTCTAACAACATTTTACCTCTAAATTTGTCTGAATTCTCCATGCATTTGCAGAGGCCGTATGTGCATAGAAAAATCTCTGTTTCAGGCTTTAAAATGTAAAGttctttgaagaagaaaaagagtGGAAATATTGATTTGATATCTTTAGCCAATAGTGGCAGTAACATTCATATGAAAACTGATCTTACTGAAATAGGCAAGGGTGAAACTGAGATGGTGTTGCTGCTTGCATTGCATATTTAAAG encodes:
- the LOC117306964 gene encoding probable protein BRICK1-B, coding for MSRMRNAPQSTVQQQIQDDWVNREYIEVITTNIKKIADFLNSFDTSCRSRLAMLNEKLTSLERQIEYLEARVTKGETLT